From a region of the Castanea sativa cultivar Marrone di Chiusa Pesio chromosome 10, ASM4071231v1 genome:
- the LOC142612585 gene encoding putative LL-diaminopimelate aminotransferase, chloroplastic yields MYYSLLSSSICIPLAVSLQPKTTWTSTKFNNEKKVGSCTRVPRNFNMEKLQSGYLFPEIGMRESEHTQKYPHARLIRLGIGDTTEPIPDIITSAMAEHVHALSTVKGYRGYGAEQGNMELRMAIAETFYRDLGVKGNEVFVSDGAQCDISRLQLLLGSNVSMAVQDPSFPAYLDCGVIVGRAGNFQEKTGTYDNIVYMKCGPENNFFPDLSTTSKTDIIFFCSPNNPTGYAASRQQLQQLVDFAKANGSMIIYDSAYATYVSDDSPRSIFEIPGAKEVAIEISSFSKFAGFTGVRLGWTVVPEELRYSNGFPVMKDYNRIVCTCFNGASSIAQAGGLACLSKEGYRALTTVVDYYKGNAEILVDAFSSLGLKAYGGKNAPYVWVHFPGKSSWDVFNEILEKTHIVTIPGGGFGPGGEGYVRVSGFGHRERILEASMRLKNLYK; encoded by the exons ATGTATTACTCTCTACTTTCATCATCCATTTGCATACCTCTTGCAGTTTCATTACAACCTAAAACAACTTGGACCAG TACAAAGTTCAACAATGAGAAGAAAGTTG GTTCATGCACAAGAGTCCCACGCAATTTCAATATGGAGAAACTGCAAAGTGGATATTTGTTTCCCGAG ATAGGCATGCGCGAGTCTGAACACACTCAGAAGTATCCTCATGCAAGGCTAATAAGACTTGGCATTGGTGACACCACAGAGCCTATACCGGATATAATAACATCTGCTATGGCTgag CATGTACATGCTCTATCAACAGTTAAGGGTTATAGAGGGTATGGAGCTGAGCAAGGCAATATG GAATTAAGAATGGCTATTGCGGAAACATTTTATAGAGATTTAGGTGTAAAAGGAAATGAAGTTTTTGTATCAGATGGTGCACAATGTGACATTTCTCGTCTTCAG TTGCTTCTTGGATCAAATGTGTCAATGGCTGTACAGGACCCATCTTTTCcg GCTTATTTAGATTGCGGTGTTATTGTTGGTAGAGCTGGCAACTTCCAAGAGAAAACTGGGACCTATGATAATATTGTGTACATGAAATGTGGGCctgagaacaatttttttccaGACTTATCTACTACTTCAAAGACagatatcattttcttttgctCTCCAAACAATCCAACTGGTTATGCTGCATCAAGGCAGCAATTACAGCAACTTGTGGATTTTGCTAAGGCAAATGGATCCATGATCATTTATGACTCTGCCTATGCTACTTATGTGTCAGATGATAGCCCAAGATCAATCTTTGAAATTCCTGGAGCCAAAGAG GTTGCCATTGAAATTTCATCCTTCTCCAAATTTGCCGGCTTTACTGGTGTTCGTCTTGGTTGGACAGTGGTCCCTGAAGAGCTTCGGTACTCAAATGGATTTCCAGTCATGAAGGATTATAATCGCATTGTGTGCACATGTTTCAATGGTGCATCAAGTATTGCTCAAGCTGGAGGACTAGCATGCCTTTCCAAAGAAGGTTATCGG gCCTTAACTACTGTTGTTGATTACTACAAGGGCAATGCTGAAATACTTGTTGATGCATTTTCATCCCTTGGATTGAAGGCGTATGGTGGGAAAAATGCCCCATATGTGTGGGTACATTTTCCAGGTAAGAGTTCTTGGGATGTATTCAATGAAATTCTTGAAAAAACACACATAGTGACAATTCCAGGTGGAGGGTTTGGTCCAGGAGGTGAAGGATATGTTAGAGTCAGTGGATTTGGCCATAGAGAACGTATATTGGAGGCTTCAATGAGACTGAAAAATCTTTataaatga